In Rhizobium oryzihabitans, one DNA window encodes the following:
- a CDS encoding methyltransferase domain-containing protein, whose translation MDILFDQALIEQNRHRAWSRRDDKALFLLDMAAEELADRLAIVERRFETAIELHGGTGVTAQRLVETGKVDNIRRIETESSFTTDGNIPETASMEHLPLEEASANLVVSPLSLHLTNDTPGALIQIRRALKPDGLFLGAIPGSGTLQELRDVLLTAEAELTGGASPRVIPFADVRDVGALLQRAGFALPVTDSETYTVRYDSIFPLMRDLRAMGMANPLASRSRKPLNRAFFLRAAELYAERYSDPDGRIRATFSIIYVSGWAPHESQQKPLKPGSAKMRLADALKTTEVKLS comes from the coding sequence ATGGATATTCTCTTTGACCAGGCCCTGATTGAACAAAACCGTCACCGGGCGTGGAGCCGGCGTGACGACAAGGCCCTGTTCCTTCTCGACATGGCAGCCGAGGAGCTTGCCGACAGGCTTGCCATCGTCGAGCGCCGGTTCGAGACTGCGATCGAGCTGCATGGCGGAACGGGCGTGACCGCCCAGCGGCTGGTCGAGACAGGCAAGGTGGATAATATCCGCCGTATCGAGACCGAGAGCAGTTTTACGACGGATGGAAATATCCCTGAGACGGCTTCCATGGAGCATCTGCCGCTTGAGGAGGCCTCCGCAAATCTCGTGGTTTCGCCGCTTTCCCTGCATCTTACCAACGACACGCCAGGCGCGCTGATCCAGATAAGGCGGGCATTGAAGCCTGACGGGCTGTTTCTCGGCGCCATTCCCGGCAGCGGCACCTTGCAGGAATTGCGCGACGTGCTGCTGACCGCCGAGGCGGAACTGACCGGCGGCGCAAGCCCGCGCGTCATTCCCTTTGCCGATGTGCGCGACGTCGGTGCACTTTTGCAGCGTGCCGGTTTTGCGCTCCCCGTCACCGATTCGGAAACCTATACGGTGCGTTACGACTCGATTTTTCCATTGATGCGCGACCTGCGCGCCATGGGCATGGCCAACCCGCTGGCAAGCCGCAGCAGAAAACCGCTCAATCGGGCGTTTTTCCTGCGGGCAGCGGAACTTTACGCCGAGCGTTATTCCGATCCGGACGGGCGGATAAGAGCCACGTTCTCCATCATCTATGTTTCAGGCTGGGCACCGCATGAGAGCCAGCAGAAACCGCTGAAGCCTGGCTCCGCCAAGATGCGCCTTGCCGACGCTCTGAAGACAACTGAGGTAAAACTGTCCTGA
- a CDS encoding acyltransferase family protein has translation MLLGIPYHASLLYSHALPWDIKDLETSPVLSALGAALVTFRMPAFFLVAGYFSIMVIGKKGKMRWLRQRFLRLGLPFIVAVLLLGPLQLFMLQLSAIAKGDITVTQMMESLPDLLQPSEQWIMHLWFLPALITYSVLLAGLLYLLERPPLAEAKDWFYRVNGRYPLLFLTAFCIFPVLWEWMVYGSGLLAAKSENGLFLIYERASDPYARYLPFFLIGALLRRDRALFHRFRQTGMLTGIVASGSIATAVTLRLQNPFVNSAMLILASAIAAVTMSRLLIDLACRYFDRPSPLARGMTDASFTIYLLHHPLIYAFGTLFILISLPPVFEFAIIVVATTVAAYMLHQAIRRSPLALFLFNGIRKPPVANDIGTQVTASHTLR, from the coding sequence ATGCTGCTCGGCATTCCCTATCATGCCTCCCTGCTCTATAGCCATGCCCTGCCCTGGGACATCAAGGACTTAGAGACCAGCCCGGTTCTGAGCGCGCTTGGTGCAGCACTCGTGACTTTCCGAATGCCGGCGTTTTTTCTGGTCGCCGGGTATTTCTCGATCATGGTCATCGGCAAGAAGGGCAAGATGCGCTGGCTCAGGCAGCGTTTCCTTCGGCTCGGCCTGCCCTTCATTGTCGCCGTGCTCTTGCTTGGGCCTTTGCAACTTTTCATGCTGCAATTGTCCGCTATTGCCAAAGGCGACATCACCGTCACCCAAATGATGGAGAGCCTGCCGGATCTGCTGCAGCCGAGCGAACAATGGATCATGCATCTATGGTTCCTGCCCGCCCTCATCACCTATTCGGTTCTGCTTGCGGGCCTGCTATATCTTCTGGAACGACCACCATTGGCGGAGGCAAAAGACTGGTTTTACAGGGTGAATGGACGATATCCGCTCCTGTTTCTCACCGCTTTCTGTATCTTTCCCGTCCTCTGGGAATGGATGGTCTACGGCTCCGGCCTGCTTGCAGCAAAAAGCGAAAACGGCCTTTTTCTTATATATGAACGGGCCTCCGATCCCTATGCGCGCTACCTGCCGTTCTTCCTCATTGGAGCTCTGCTTCGGCGTGATCGAGCGCTTTTTCACCGCTTTCGACAAACGGGGATGCTGACGGGTATCGTTGCATCAGGCTCGATCGCGACAGCGGTAACGCTGCGGCTGCAAAATCCCTTCGTAAACTCCGCGATGCTGATTCTGGCCTCGGCAATCGCAGCAGTGACGATGAGCCGATTGCTCATCGACCTCGCCTGCCGCTATTTCGACAGGCCGAGCCCGCTTGCCAGAGGAATGACGGATGCCTCCTTCACCATCTACCTGCTTCATCACCCGCTGATCTATGCCTTCGGTACGCTTTTCATCCTCATCTCGCTGCCACCTGTCTTCGAATTCGCCATCATCGTCGTGGCGACCACGGTAGCGGCCTATATGCTGCATCAGGCGATACGCCGCAGTCCGCTTGCCCTTTTTCTGTTCAACGGCATCCGCAAACCGCCGGTGGCAAACGATATCGGGACACAGGTCACCGCCTCCCACACCCTTCGTTAA
- a CDS encoding Flp family type IVb pilin: MADGEYPVLHFLIGFYKDERGATAVEYGLIVGLISAALIGGATAISSNINAVFQLIADTFANS, from the coding sequence ATGGCGGATGGGGAATATCCTGTGCTGCATTTTTTGATCGGTTTCTATAAGGACGAACGTGGCGCGACCGCGGTCGAATATGGCTTAATTGTCGGACTGATTTCCGCCGCACTCATCGGTGGCGCAACCGCCATCAGCAGCAATATCAATGCAGTGTTCCAGCTTATCGCCGACACTTTCGCCAACAGCTGA
- a CDS encoding peptidylprolyl isomerase: MLRYNKIAAAVIVATLGLQFPAFAQEDKVVAKVGDLEIHQSELDLAMSNLDPQLAQLPDEQKKVAALSGAIDVKLLVKNASAEGLEKTEDFKKRMEFIQDRELHNAYFRKHVVDAVTADEVKARYDKEVAALPQEEEIKAAHILVASEDEAKDVIKQLDSGKDFAALAKEKSTDSNKDDGGDLGWFGKGRMVPEFEEAAFGLEKGAYTKAPVKTQFGFHVIKLEDKRIAPPPAFEQVEPQVRQLVMRDKYVALIEKAKADQKIEIMDETLKKGYDEATKEQQAQPQQ; the protein is encoded by the coding sequence ATGTTGCGCTATAATAAAATTGCGGCTGCGGTGATTGTGGCCACGCTCGGCCTCCAGTTCCCGGCTTTCGCACAGGAAGACAAGGTTGTCGCCAAGGTCGGCGATCTGGAAATCCACCAGTCCGAACTCGACCTTGCCATGAGCAACCTCGATCCGCAGCTCGCGCAGCTTCCCGACGAGCAGAAGAAGGTCGCAGCCCTTTCCGGCGCGATCGACGTCAAGCTTCTGGTGAAGAATGCCAGCGCCGAGGGTCTCGAAAAGACCGAGGATTTCAAGAAGCGCATGGAGTTCATCCAGGACCGTGAGCTGCACAATGCCTATTTCCGCAAGCATGTGGTTGACGCCGTTACCGCCGACGAAGTGAAGGCGCGCTACGACAAGGAAGTCGCAGCCCTGCCGCAGGAAGAGGAAATCAAGGCCGCCCATATTCTGGTCGCGAGCGAAGACGAAGCCAAGGACGTCATCAAGCAACTTGATTCGGGCAAGGATTTCGCCGCACTCGCCAAGGAAAAGTCGACCGATTCCAACAAGGATGACGGCGGCGATCTCGGCTGGTTCGGCAAGGGCCGCATGGTGCCGGAATTCGAAGAGGCTGCTTTCGGCCTCGAAAAGGGCGCTTACACCAAGGCCCCGGTGAAGACCCAGTTCGGCTTCCACGTCATCAAGCTGGAAGACAAGCGCATCGCTCCGCCGCCGGCTTTCGAGCAGGTCGAGCCGCAGGTTCGTCAGCTTGTCATGCGTGACAAGTACGTTGCCCTCATCGAGAAGGCAAAGGCTGACCAGAAGATCGAAATCATGGATGAGACGCTGAAGAAGGGCTACGACGAAGCCACGAAGGAACAGCAGGCTCAGCCGCAGCAGTAA
- the secA gene encoding preprotein translocase subunit SecA yields MVSLGGIARKLFGSANERRVRSYKSKIAAINALEEATKALSDEALAAKTVEFRQQLADGKSLDDLLIPAFAVAREASRRVLHMRPFDVQLTGAMILHGGAIAEMKTGEGKTLVATLAVYLNALAGKGVHVVTVNDYLAKRDAATMSRLYGFLGLTTGVIVHGLDDDQRREAYACDITYATNNELGFDYLRDNMKYDRAQMVQRSHNYAIVDEVDSILVDEARTPLIISGPLDDRSDLYNTIDAFIPLLSPEDYEIDEKQRSANFSEDGTEKLENLLRQAGLLKGESLYDIENVAIVHHINNALKAHKLFTRDKDYIVRNDEIVIIDEFTGRMMPGRRYSEGQHQALEAKEKVQIQPENQTLSSVTFQNYFRMYAKLAGMTGTASTEAEEFGNIYGLDVIEVPTNLPIQRIDEDDEVYRTGEEKFLAIITEIKAAHERGQPVLVGTTSIEKSELLAHMLRQSGFTDFQVLNARYHEQEAYIVSQAGVPGAVTIATNMAGRGTDIQLGGNVDMRLERELEGMEPGPERDAKEEAIRAEIKVLKEKALAAGGLYVIATERHESRRIDNQLRGRSGRQGDPGRSKFYLSLQDDLMRIFGSERMDSMLQKLGLKEGEAIVHPWINKALERAQKKVEARNFETRKNLLKYDDVLNDQRKVIFEQRLELMESDNIGETAADMRHEVIEALVTKHIPENAYAEQWDIAGLKAGIEQFLNLNLPVEEWAKEEGIAEDDILERVTEAADKYAAERAERFGPEIMAYVERSVVLQTIDHLWREHIVNLDHLRSVVGFRGYAQRDPLQEYKAEAFELFQTLLSNLREAVTAQLMRVELVQQEPQQPELPEMTAHHLDPVTGEDEMSHIGQVAPVAFVPSEERDPNNPATWGRIGRNEMCPCGSGKKYKHCHGVYEQA; encoded by the coding sequence ATGGTCAGTCTCGGCGGAATAGCCCGCAAGTTGTTCGGTTCGGCAAATGAACGCCGCGTCCGCTCCTATAAAAGCAAGATCGCAGCCATCAATGCGCTGGAAGAGGCCACCAAGGCACTTTCCGATGAAGCGCTGGCGGCAAAGACGGTGGAGTTCCGGCAGCAGCTGGCCGACGGCAAGTCGCTGGACGACCTGCTGATCCCGGCTTTCGCCGTCGCCCGCGAGGCGTCGCGCCGCGTTCTGCACATGCGCCCCTTCGACGTGCAGCTGACCGGCGCCATGATCCTGCATGGTGGCGCCATCGCCGAAATGAAGACAGGTGAAGGCAAGACGCTGGTGGCGACCCTTGCGGTTTACCTCAATGCGCTCGCCGGCAAGGGCGTGCATGTCGTCACCGTCAACGACTATCTCGCCAAGCGCGACGCGGCCACGATGAGCAGGCTTTATGGCTTCCTCGGGCTGACGACCGGCGTCATCGTGCATGGGCTTGATGACGACCAGCGACGCGAGGCCTATGCCTGCGACATTACCTACGCGACGAATAACGAACTCGGCTTCGATTATCTGCGCGACAACATGAAATACGACCGCGCCCAGATGGTGCAGCGTAGCCACAATTATGCGATCGTCGACGAAGTCGACTCCATCCTCGTCGATGAGGCGCGCACGCCGCTCATCATCTCCGGCCCGCTGGACGACCGCTCCGATCTTTACAACACGATCGACGCCTTCATTCCGCTTCTGTCCCCGGAAGACTATGAGATCGATGAAAAGCAGCGTTCGGCCAACTTCTCCGAAGACGGCACCGAGAAGCTCGAGAACCTGCTGCGGCAGGCCGGCCTTTTGAAGGGCGAATCGCTTTACGACATCGAAAACGTCGCCATCGTTCACCACATCAACAATGCGCTGAAGGCCCACAAGCTCTTCACCCGCGACAAGGACTACATCGTCCGCAACGACGAGATCGTCATCATCGACGAATTCACCGGCCGCATGATGCCGGGCCGCCGTTATTCCGAAGGCCAGCACCAGGCTCTGGAAGCCAAGGAAAAGGTGCAGATCCAGCCGGAAAACCAGACGCTTTCGTCCGTTACCTTCCAGAACTATTTCCGCATGTACGCAAAGCTTGCCGGCATGACCGGTACGGCATCGACGGAAGCGGAAGAATTCGGCAACATCTACGGCCTCGACGTCATCGAAGTGCCGACCAACCTGCCGATCCAGCGTATCGATGAAGATGACGAGGTCTACCGCACCGGCGAAGAGAAGTTCCTGGCGATCATCACCGAGATCAAGGCGGCGCATGAGCGTGGCCAGCCGGTTCTCGTCGGCACGACCTCGATCGAAAAATCGGAACTTCTGGCCCATATGCTGCGCCAGTCGGGCTTTACCGATTTCCAGGTTCTGAACGCCCGTTACCACGAGCAGGAAGCTTACATCGTTTCGCAGGCCGGCGTTCCCGGCGCCGTCACCATCGCCACCAACATGGCTGGCCGCGGCACGGACATCCAGCTCGGCGGCAACGTCGACATGCGCCTCGAGCGCGAGCTGGAAGGCATGGAGCCGGGTCCGGAGCGTGACGCCAAGGAAGAGGCGATCCGCGCCGAGATCAAGGTTCTGAAGGAAAAGGCGCTCGCCGCCGGCGGTCTCTACGTCATTGCCACCGAACGCCACGAAAGCCGCCGTATCGACAATCAGCTGCGCGGCCGCTCCGGCCGTCAGGGTGACCCCGGCCGTTCGAAATTCTACCTGTCGCTCCAGGACGACCTGATGCGCATCTTCGGCTCCGAGCGCATGGACTCGATGCTGCAGAAGCTCGGCCTGAAGGAAGGCGAGGCCATCGTCCATCCCTGGATCAACAAGGCGCTGGAACGCGCCCAGAAGAAGGTCGAAGCCCGCAACTTCGAGACCCGCAAGAACCTTCTGAAATATGACGACGTGCTGAACGATCAGCGCAAGGTGATCTTCGAGCAACGCCTCGAACTGATGGAATCCGACAATATCGGCGAAACCGCAGCCGATATGCGCCATGAAGTCATCGAAGCGCTCGTCACCAAGCATATTCCGGAAAATGCCTATGCCGAACAGTGGGATATTGCGGGCCTGAAAGCCGGTATCGAGCAGTTCCTGAACCTCAACCTGCCGGTGGAGGAATGGGCAAAGGAAGAAGGCATCGCCGAAGACGATATTCTGGAGCGTGTCACCGAGGCCGCCGATAAATACGCCGCCGAGCGGGCGGAGCGTTTCGGCCCCGAGATCATGGCCTATGTCGAACGCTCGGTCGTCCTGCAGACGATCGACCATCTGTGGCGCGAACATATCGTCAACCTCGATCATCTGCGTTCCGTCGTCGGTTTCCGCGGTTATGCCCAGCGCGACCCGCTGCAGGAATACAAGGCGGAAGCCTTCGAGCTGTTTCAGACGCTGCTGAGCAATCTGCGCGAAGCCGTCACCGCCCAGCTGATGCGCGTTGAACTGGTGCAGCAGGAGCCGCAGCAGCCGGAACTGCCGGAAATGACCGCGCACCACCTCGATCCGGTCACGGGCGAAGACGAGATGTCGCATATTGGACAAGTCGCGCCGGTTGCTTTCGTTCCGAGTGAGGAACGTGATCCGAACAACCCCGCCACCTGGGGCCGTATCGGGCGCAACGAAATGTGCCCCTGCGGTTCGGGCAAGAAATACAAGCACTGCCACGGCGTTTACGAACAGGCGTAA
- a CDS encoding DMT family transporter, translating to MAPRDLAAYIFLALAWGVSFLLLLHVVAAFGWIGAVTLRSLLTAVALFLIALAARRKLRFSAGWRAFAVVGATTVAGQLIGLSYATPQIGTAMAAILVATIPLFSMLISQIWGLERLTRQGIAGLVIGFAGIVLLVGFPAVPVTTGFIIGCAAAVAACICAAYGSNYASLHLKGVGSWEITIGSFLTGGLMTLPLLLAVPLPGTPGLVDYGYLLIQAVVMSGLTYITYFRLVSSIGATKAISVEFAVTVVAVLVGALVLDEPLSLPQLFGAGIIILGCALVLDLLPKRKAPPTPSGA from the coding sequence ATGGCCCCTCGCGATCTCGCCGCCTATATTTTTCTCGCACTTGCGTGGGGCGTGTCTTTCCTGCTGCTTCTGCATGTCGTGGCCGCCTTCGGCTGGATAGGCGCGGTCACGCTTCGCTCGCTTCTGACCGCCGTCGCTCTCTTTCTCATCGCGCTGGCGGCGCGGCGAAAGCTCAGATTTTCCGCTGGCTGGCGCGCCTTTGCAGTTGTCGGCGCAACGACGGTCGCCGGGCAACTGATCGGCCTGTCCTACGCGACGCCGCAGATCGGCACTGCAATGGCGGCCATATTGGTGGCGACCATTCCGCTTTTTTCCATGCTCATCTCGCAGATTTGGGGGCTCGAACGGCTGACACGGCAGGGAATTGCCGGTCTCGTCATCGGCTTTGCCGGCATTGTCCTGCTTGTCGGTTTCCCCGCGGTACCCGTGACCACAGGCTTCATCATCGGCTGCGCCGCCGCCGTCGCCGCCTGTATCTGCGCCGCCTATGGCAGCAATTATGCGAGCCTTCACCTGAAAGGAGTGGGCTCCTGGGAAATCACCATCGGCTCGTTCCTGACAGGCGGCCTGATGACCCTGCCGCTTCTTCTCGCCGTTCCGTTGCCCGGAACACCGGGTCTCGTCGATTATGGATATCTTCTCATCCAGGCGGTCGTCATGAGCGGTCTCACCTACATCACCTATTTCCGGCTTGTCTCCTCCATCGGCGCGACCAAGGCGATCAGCGTGGAGTTCGCGGTAACGGTCGTCGCGGTGCTTGTCGGCGCCCTGGTGCTCGATGAACCCCTGTCGCTTCCCCAGCTTTTTGGCGCCGGCATCATCATTCTGGGCTGCGCATTGGTGCTCGATCTCTTGCCCAAGAGAAAGGCTCCGCCCACGCCTTCCGGTGCATGA
- the mutT gene encoding 8-oxo-dGTP diphosphatase MutT yields the protein MSEAGKKILLVAACALLDQDGRILLAQRPEGKSLAGLWEFPGGKVEHGETPEETLVRELDEELGVKTKVACLAPLTFASHTYETFHLLMPLYVCRRYEGIAHGREGQAIKWVKPQALRDYPMPPADEPLIPFLQDLL from the coding sequence ATGAGCGAAGCGGGCAAAAAAATCCTGCTGGTTGCCGCCTGCGCGCTTCTCGATCAGGACGGCCGCATTCTTCTGGCACAGCGCCCGGAAGGCAAGTCGCTTGCCGGCCTGTGGGAGTTTCCGGGCGGTAAGGTGGAGCATGGGGAGACGCCGGAGGAAACCCTCGTCCGTGAACTGGATGAGGAGCTCGGTGTGAAAACCAAGGTCGCCTGCCTTGCGCCGCTCACTTTCGCCAGCCACACCTACGAGACGTTTCACCTGCTGATGCCGCTTTACGTGTGCCGCCGTTATGAAGGCATTGCGCATGGGCGGGAAGGGCAGGCGATCAAATGGGTCAAGCCGCAGGCTCTGCGCGACTACCCGATGCCGCCGGCCGACGAGCCGCTCATCCCCTTCCTTCAGGATCTGCTTTAA
- a CDS encoding GNAT family N-acetyltransferase, translated as MQENKPVNLPLVRRLEAVSFRAWPASSVIYDGSWQIRLTGSHPSKRINCVVPLDPSDYGNCAVRLEKARKRFEDFGRPLVVRETTLMPPQLKAFLVEDGWSVFEEVKVMTADLAVMELPETLVSLPSHDIGRFVEASIKVSDGDPAQRPAIAEIVSSIKPTLGLFINEEVEGSALATVICVQDNDLAGILSLDVAKTQRRKGLGTQILASALRWARISGAKSAWLQVVSTNAPAIALYEKFGFTEAYTYRYWRKGAEE; from the coding sequence ATGCAGGAAAACAAGCCCGTCAATCTGCCGCTGGTGCGCCGTCTGGAAGCTGTCAGCTTCCGGGCATGGCCGGCCTCGTCGGTGATTTATGACGGCAGCTGGCAAATCCGCCTGACGGGTTCGCATCCCTCCAAGCGCATCAACTGCGTGGTGCCGCTCGACCCGTCCGACTATGGAAACTGTGCCGTGCGGCTGGAGAAGGCACGCAAGCGTTTCGAAGATTTCGGCCGTCCGCTGGTGGTGCGTGAAACGACGCTGATGCCGCCGCAGCTCAAGGCCTTCCTTGTGGAGGATGGCTGGTCCGTGTTCGAAGAGGTCAAGGTCATGACGGCCGACCTCGCGGTCATGGAGTTGCCGGAAACCCTCGTCAGCCTGCCAAGCCACGATATTGGCCGTTTTGTCGAAGCGAGCATCAAGGTCAGCGACGGTGATCCGGCCCAGCGGCCGGCAATCGCGGAAATCGTCAGTTCGATCAAGCCGACGCTCGGCCTCTTCATCAATGAAGAAGTCGAAGGCAGCGCGCTTGCGACGGTCATCTGCGTGCAGGATAACGATCTTGCCGGTATTCTCTCGCTCGATGTCGCCAAAACGCAGCGCCGGAAGGGCCTTGGCACACAGATTCTGGCGTCAGCGCTGCGCTGGGCGCGGATCAGTGGTGCCAAAAGCGCCTGGTTGCAGGTTGTTTCAACCAACGCCCCAGCGATCGCTCTCTATGAGAAGTTCGGTTTCACCGAGGCCTATACCTATCGTTACTGGCGCAAGGGTGCAGAAGAATGA
- the argJ gene encoding bifunctional glutamate N-acetyltransferase/amino-acid acetyltransferase ArgJ — protein MSVAVSPLAPKSYPDMPALRGVRMATAAAGIKYKNRTDVLLMVFDKPASVAGVFTKSKCPSAPVDFCRANLGGGVARAVVVNSGNANAFTGVKGKAATELTAKSAATAVGCSEGEVFLASTGVIGEPLDASKFAGVLGDMNVRAEADFWQEAAKAIMTTDTYPKVATRTAEIGGVIVTINGISKGAGMIAPDMATMLSFVVTDADIEPAALQSLLSAGVGPTFNSVTVDSDTSTSDTLMLFATGAAAEDGQVKVTSADDERLSSFRAALNDLLKDLALQVVRDGEGARKMVEVTVTGAENDAAAKKIALSIANSPLVKTAVAGEDANWGRVVMAVGKSGEMADRDRLAIWFGDVRVAVNGERDPAYSEAETTAVMRLEDIPVKVDIGLGQGTATVWTCDLTKEYVAINGDYRS, from the coding sequence ATGTCCGTTGCCGTTTCCCCGCTCGCTCCGAAATCCTATCCCGATATGCCCGCGCTGCGTGGCGTTCGCATGGCGACGGCCGCGGCCGGCATCAAGTACAAGAACCGCACTGACGTTCTTCTGATGGTGTTCGACAAGCCGGCAAGTGTGGCCGGCGTCTTCACAAAATCGAAATGCCCGTCTGCCCCCGTCGATTTCTGCCGCGCCAATCTCGGCGGCGGCGTGGCGCGTGCCGTGGTGGTCAATTCCGGCAATGCCAACGCCTTTACCGGCGTCAAGGGCAAGGCTGCGACCGAGCTGACGGCGAAATCCGCCGCCACGGCCGTCGGCTGCTCTGAGGGTGAAGTGTTTCTTGCTTCGACCGGCGTGATCGGCGAGCCGCTCGACGCCTCGAAATTTGCCGGTGTTCTCGGCGACATGAATGTCAGGGCGGAAGCCGATTTCTGGCAGGAAGCTGCCAAGGCGATCATGACCACCGACACCTATCCCAAGGTCGCGACCCGCACAGCCGAAATCGGCGGCGTGATCGTGACGATCAATGGTATTTCCAAGGGGGCGGGCATGATTGCTCCCGATATGGCGACGATGCTCTCTTTTGTGGTGACGGATGCCGACATTGAGCCCGCTGCCCTGCAATCCCTGCTTTCGGCCGGTGTCGGTCCAACCTTCAATTCCGTGACGGTCGACAGCGACACATCCACGTCGGACACGCTGATGCTTTTTGCCACGGGTGCGGCGGCTGAAGATGGCCAGGTGAAGGTGACGAGCGCCGATGACGAGCGCTTGTCCTCCTTCCGCGCTGCGCTCAACGATCTTTTGAAGGATCTGGCGTTGCAGGTGGTGCGTGACGGTGAGGGTGCGCGCAAGATGGTGGAAGTCACCGTCACCGGTGCGGAAAACGATGCCGCCGCCAAGAAGATCGCCCTGTCCATCGCCAATTCGCCGCTGGTGAAGACTGCCGTTGCCGGCGAAGACGCCAACTGGGGCCGTGTCGTTATGGCTGTCGGTAAATCCGGCGAAATGGCCGATCGTGACCGTCTTGCCATCTGGTTCGGTGACGTGCGTGTGGCGGTCAATGGCGAACGCGATCCCGCCTATTCGGAAGCCGAGACCACCGCCGTGATGCGGCTGGAGGACATTCCGGTAAAGGTGGATATCGGTCTCGGCCAGGGCACTGCCACCGTCTGGACCTGCGATCTGACCAAGGAATATGTTGCAATCAACGGCGACTACCGGAGCTGA
- the uppV gene encoding Wzx-type polysaccharide biosynthesis protein UppV, with amino-acid sequence MAILNTAEKALPAGLRAKLAPLGAKIAVITSGGDDVSRAQRMALVAFAVRIVSAGIAFISQIILARLMGEFEYGLFAFVWVLVILFGNLSCLGFHTTVIRFLPGYRLEEAHDKIMGLTSTARIFAMLSASALALFGFIFLHFFGERIADYYLIPVALALFTLPMVALGDVLNGTARANGWAISALSPTYIVRPVLILLFMLVAIGLGAEKTATTAMLTALMATYVTTLFHFAFMNRRLNRHFRSVTRKVHFRHWLRFAFPVFLIDGIGFLMTNSDVVIVGLYLPPDQVGIYFAAAKTIVLMQFVFFSVQAAAAPRLAALISANDRQGLAGFASQAARWAFWPSLAVGSVVLLAGPFLLSLFGPGFVQGYELMFFLFAGFLAKALIGPGETLLNMAGKQKLCVVLYIIIFGCNILLNMALIPVYGLTGAAAAVAIAMCIEAVLLHIAIRRTLGIVLFAFNDPRAGQDTGKAV; translated from the coding sequence ATGGCTATCCTCAACACGGCGGAAAAAGCCCTACCCGCAGGCCTGCGTGCGAAACTCGCGCCGCTGGGAGCGAAAATCGCTGTCATTACCTCCGGTGGAGATGACGTCTCCCGCGCCCAGCGCATGGCGCTGGTCGCCTTCGCAGTGCGTATCGTCAGCGCCGGCATCGCTTTTATCTCTCAGATCATCCTTGCCCGCCTGATGGGCGAATTCGAATATGGCCTGTTCGCCTTCGTCTGGGTTCTGGTGATCCTGTTCGGCAATCTGTCCTGTCTCGGCTTCCACACCACCGTCATCCGCTTTTTACCCGGCTACCGTCTGGAGGAAGCCCATGACAAGATCATGGGCCTGACCTCGACCGCGCGTATCTTCGCCATGCTCTCGGCGAGCGCGCTGGCGCTGTTCGGTTTCATCTTTCTCCATTTCTTCGGCGAGCGGATCGCTGACTATTATCTCATTCCCGTTGCGCTGGCGCTTTTCACTCTGCCGATGGTGGCGCTTGGAGATGTGCTGAACGGCACCGCACGCGCCAATGGCTGGGCGATCTCCGCGCTCAGCCCCACCTATATTGTCCGTCCTGTGCTGATCCTGCTGTTCATGCTGGTGGCAATCGGTCTCGGCGCGGAAAAGACCGCGACGACGGCGATGCTCACGGCCCTCATGGCAACCTATGTGACCACGCTTTTCCATTTCGCCTTCATGAACCGCCGGCTCAACCGGCATTTCCGCAGCGTTACCCGCAAGGTCCATTTCCGCCACTGGCTTCGGTTCGCCTTTCCCGTTTTCCTGATCGACGGCATCGGTTTTCTGATGACCAATTCCGATGTGGTGATCGTTGGTCTCTATCTGCCGCCCGATCAGGTCGGCATCTATTTCGCCGCGGCAAAAACCATCGTGCTGATGCAATTCGTGTTTTTCTCGGTGCAGGCAGCGGCGGCGCCGCGTCTGGCCGCCCTGATTTCGGCAAATGACAGGCAGGGGCTCGCCGGTTTTGCCAGCCAGGCGGCGCGCTGGGCCTTCTGGCCGTCGCTGGCAGTCGGCAGCGTCGTGCTTCTGGCAGGCCCTTTCCTGCTGTCGCTATTCGGCCCCGGCTTCGTTCAGGGTTATGAGCTGATGTTCTTCCTGTTTGCCGGTTTTCTCGCAAAGGCGTTGATCGGCCCCGGAGAGACCCTGTTGAATATGGCCGGCAAACAAAAATTGTGCGTAGTTCTTTATATTATTATCTTTGGTTGCAATATTCTGCTCAACATGGCGCTGATTCCGGTCTATGGTCTGACAGGAGCCGCGGCGGCGGTGGCGATAGCCATGTGCATAGAAGCTGTGCTATTGCATATTGCCATTCGCCGTACACTCGGGATCGTCCTTTTTGCCTTCAACGATCCCCGGGCGGGTCAAGACACTGGGAAGGCGGTGTAA